A single Seriola aureovittata isolate HTS-2021-v1 ecotype China chromosome 19, ASM2101889v1, whole genome shotgun sequence DNA region contains:
- the opn8b gene encoding opsin 8, group member b, with the protein MDIYASTLSPAVDIGAGCYLLVVAVLSIIGNLLVLIMAFKKSSRMKPPELLSVNLAVTDLGAAVTMYPLAVASAWSHHWLGGDVTCLYYGLAGFFFGVASIMNLTILAVVRFVVSLNLQSPSEKISWKKVKMLCICIWLYALVWALFPVLGWGRYGPEPFGLSCSLAWGEMKHEGFSFVISMFSLNLVMPSVIIICCYFGITIKLYFTYKNSMNNSSRIPNIIKLHRRLLVIAVLISVGFIGCWAPYGLMSLWSIFHDSETIPPEVSLLPCMFAKSSTVYNPLIYYIFSQSFKREVKQLQGMCSGFNACRVSNSINDNSIYMVTADIKPTIAARSTLQEIMESKTVTLG; encoded by the exons ATGGATATCTACGCCTCCACTTTATCACCAGCTGTGGATATCGGCGCAGGTTGTTACCTGCTGGTTGTAG CTGTGCTCTCCATTATCGGAAACCTCCTGGTCCTAATCATGGCTTTCAAAAAGTCATCAAGGATGAAACCACCAGAGCTGCTGAGTGTGAACCTGGCAGTGACAGACCTGGGAGCAGCTGTCACCATGTACCCCCTGGCAGTGGCCTCAGCCTGGAGCCACCACTGGCTCGGGGGTGATGTCACCTGTCTTTATTACGGACTGGCAGGATTCTTCTTCGGTGTCGCCAGCATCATGAACCTGACTATTCTGGCCGTAGTGCGCTTCGTAGTTTCCCTCAATCTGCAATCTCCCA gtgaGAAAATCAGCTGGAAAAAGGTGAAGATGCTGTGCATCTGTATCTGGCTGTACGCTCTGGTTTGGGCTCTGTTCCCTGTACTGGGCTGGGGCCGGTATGGCCCGGAGCCCTTTGGCCTGTCCTGCTCACTTGCCTGGGGAGAGATGAAACATGAGGGCTTCTCTTTCGTCATCTCCATGTTCTCCTTAAACCTCGTCATGCCTtctgtcatcatcatctgctgctACTTCGGCATCACCATCAAGCTCTATTTCACCTACAAAAACTCAATGAACAACAGCTCCCGAATCCCCAATATTATCAAGCTGCATCGGAGGCTGTTAGTG ATCGCTGTCCTGATCAGTGTCGGTTTCATTGGCTGCTGGGCGCCCTATGGCCTGATGAGCCTGTGGTCTATTTTCCATGACAGTGAAACCATCCCTCCTGAAGTCAGTCTCCTGCCATGCATGTTTGCGAAGAGCTCCACTGTATACAATCCTTTGATATACTACATCTTCAGCCAGAGCTTCAAAAGGGAGGTAAAGCAGCTGCAGGGGATGTGTTCAGGGTTTAACGCATGCCGTGTTTCCAACAGCATCAATGACAACAGCATTTACATGGTTACTGCTGACATCAAGCCCACAATAGCAGCACGGTCTACTTTGCAGGAGATCATGGAGTCAAAGACAGTGACTTTGGGTTGA